One Mycobacterium sp. SMC-4 DNA window includes the following coding sequences:
- a CDS encoding sulfatase-like hydrolase/transferase yields the protein MTDTRPDLVIVMTDEERATPPYEGAQLQRWRGETLSGRAWFDQHGVSFTRHYTGSLACVPSRPTIFTGHYPDLHGVTQTDGIGKAHDDSRLRWLRRGEVPTMGNWFRAAGYDTYYDGKWHISHADLIDPATGRSLDTNDDDGRINPAAVARYLAADPLDPYGFSGWVGPEPHGAKMSNAGIRRDPLIADRVVSWLHDRYARRRAGDPAALRPFLLVASFVNPHDIVLFPAWSRRSPLTPSPLDPPPVPAAPTAAEDLSTKPAAQQAFRDAYYSGYGPARAIERTYRRGAQRYRDLYYRLHAEVDSPIDRVRRAVTEGGSGSGPDDTVLVRTADHGDLLGAHGGLHQKWFNLYDEATRVPFVIARIGNHPTTARTVSAPTSHVDLLPTLLAAARVDVSSVAGQLAERFTEVHPLVGHNLMPVVDGAPADDDRPVYLMTRDNVLEGDTGASAVARAMRLTARVPRALRIRIPANTGANFEGLVNRVDDGCAEGGRGHLWKLVRSFDDPSTWTEPGVRQLAADGPQGLSYRSTPLDDQWELYDLTEDPIEAHNRWTDPQLHELRSFLRSQLKSLRTQSIPERNRPWPYAERRSALAPRRRPVRDALMALRRRLR from the coding sequence ATGACCGATACACGTCCCGACCTCGTCATCGTGATGACCGATGAAGAGCGGGCGACACCGCCTTACGAGGGTGCGCAGCTGCAGCGCTGGCGTGGCGAAACCCTTTCGGGCCGTGCATGGTTCGATCAACACGGTGTCAGCTTCACCCGCCACTACACAGGCTCGCTGGCCTGCGTGCCGAGCCGGCCGACGATTTTCACAGGTCACTACCCCGACCTGCACGGTGTCACCCAGACCGACGGAATCGGCAAGGCTCACGACGACTCTCGGCTGCGCTGGCTGCGCCGGGGCGAAGTGCCGACCATGGGTAACTGGTTCCGCGCCGCCGGCTACGACACCTACTACGACGGCAAGTGGCACATCTCCCATGCCGACCTCATCGATCCCGCCACCGGGAGATCCCTCGACACCAACGATGACGACGGGCGTATCAACCCCGCCGCGGTGGCGCGCTACCTCGCAGCCGATCCGCTGGACCCGTACGGCTTCTCGGGATGGGTGGGACCCGAACCCCACGGTGCGAAGATGTCGAACGCCGGCATCCGGCGCGACCCATTGATCGCCGACCGCGTGGTGTCCTGGCTACATGACCGGTATGCGCGCCGGCGCGCCGGTGACCCGGCGGCGCTGCGACCGTTCCTGTTAGTGGCCAGCTTCGTCAACCCGCACGACATCGTGCTGTTTCCGGCATGGTCGCGGCGCAGCCCACTGACACCGTCCCCGCTGGACCCACCCCCCGTCCCAGCCGCCCCTACCGCGGCAGAGGACCTGTCGACCAAGCCCGCGGCACAGCAGGCCTTCCGGGATGCGTACTACTCCGGCTACGGTCCGGCTCGGGCCATCGAGCGAACGTATCGGCGCGGCGCCCAGCGTTACCGCGATCTCTACTACCGCCTGCACGCCGAGGTCGACTCGCCGATCGATCGGGTGCGGCGGGCAGTCACCGAGGGCGGTTCCGGTAGCGGACCCGACGACACCGTACTGGTCCGCACCGCTGACCACGGTGATCTGCTCGGCGCCCACGGCGGTCTGCATCAGAAGTGGTTCAACCTCTACGACGAAGCGACCCGGGTGCCATTCGTCATTGCGCGGATTGGCAACCATCCCACAACGGCGCGCACCGTGAGCGCACCGACATCCCACGTCGACCTCCTGCCGACGCTGCTGGCGGCGGCCCGAGTCGATGTCAGTTCGGTTGCCGGACAGCTGGCAGAGCGTTTCACCGAAGTACACCCGCTGGTGGGACACAACCTGATGCCGGTGGTCGACGGCGCACCGGCCGACGATGACCGCCCGGTGTACCTGATGACGCGCGACAACGTGCTCGAAGGCGACACGGGCGCGTCGGCGGTCGCGCGCGCAATGCGGTTGACAGCGAGAGTTCCACGCGCACTGCGTATCCGGATTCCAGCCAACACCGGAGCCAACTTCGAGGGGTTGGTAAATAGAGTCGACGACGGTTGCGCCGAAGGCGGCCGTGGGCATCTGTGGAAGCTGGTGCGTTCGTTCGATGACCCGTCGACGTGGACCGAACCCGGGGTACGACAACTGGCTGCCGATGGCCCGCAAGGACTGAGCTATCGCAGCACTCCACTTGACGACCAGTGGGAGCTTTACGATCTGACCGAGGATCCCATCGAAGCGCACAACAGATGGACCGACCCGCAACTCCACGAGCTTCGTAGCTTCCTGCGTTCACAGCTGAAATCCTTGCGGACACAATCTATTCCAGAACGGAATCGACCGTGGCCCTACGCCGAGCGCCGATCGGCCCTGGCGCCGAGACGCCGGCCGGTCCGGGACGCGCTGATGGCGTTGCGCCGCCGGCTGCGCTGA
- a CDS encoding class I adenylate-forming enzyme family protein: MSISLLLEMASSSDPDRTAVVDDDLRLTTDELSALADGGAGVIAASGAQHVAYVGTGGAMLPLLLFASARAAVPVTPLNYRLSADGLRALLDRLPDPLVVVDDEYREAVGDGYRTMSSEAYLSAARTAEPVVEFADPDSVAVVLFTSGTTSKPKAVELTHNNLTSYITGTVEFASAEPDDAALICVPPYHIAGVGAALSNPYAGRKMVYLRHFDAERWVQLVRAEHVTSATVVPTMLDRIVSVLEAQGTTLPTLRTLAYGGSKVPLPLVRKALSLLPQVGFVNAYGLTETSSTIAVLTPDDHRAALAATDDAAGRRLGSVGQPVPGIEVQIRAEDGTVLGPDEPGELFVRGDQVSGRYTDIGSVLDGQGWFPTKDVAYLDAEGYLFIGGRSDDTIIRGGENIAPAEIEDVLVEHPHVRDCAVVGADDPQWGQIIVAVVVPQPDEQPDIEDLRAHVRAQLRGSRTPDRVVFRAELPTNATGKVLRRELVAELNQDRSSAQPAT; this comes from the coding sequence ATGAGCATCTCCCTACTGCTGGAGATGGCCAGCTCCAGCGACCCCGACCGCACCGCGGTGGTCGACGACGACCTGCGCCTGACCACCGACGAACTCAGCGCGCTCGCCGATGGCGGCGCCGGCGTGATCGCCGCCTCGGGCGCACAGCACGTGGCCTACGTCGGCACCGGTGGCGCCATGCTGCCGCTGCTGTTGTTCGCCTCGGCGCGGGCCGCCGTGCCGGTCACACCGCTGAACTACCGCCTTTCGGCCGACGGTCTGCGCGCACTGCTCGACCGGCTGCCCGACCCACTCGTGGTGGTCGACGACGAGTATCGCGAGGCGGTCGGCGACGGTTACCGGACGATGTCGTCGGAGGCCTACCTCAGTGCCGCCCGCACCGCCGAGCCGGTCGTCGAGTTCGCCGACCCCGACTCCGTGGCGGTGGTGCTGTTCACCTCGGGCACCACTTCCAAGCCCAAAGCTGTTGAGCTGACCCACAACAACCTCACCAGCTACATCACCGGCACGGTTGAGTTCGCGTCGGCCGAACCCGACGACGCGGCGCTGATCTGCGTTCCGCCGTATCACATCGCCGGTGTCGGCGCTGCCTTGTCCAACCCGTACGCCGGACGAAAAATGGTGTACCTGAGGCATTTCGATGCCGAGCGTTGGGTCCAGTTGGTCCGTGCCGAGCACGTCACGTCGGCGACGGTGGTGCCGACCATGCTCGACCGGATCGTCAGTGTCCTGGAGGCTCAGGGCACAACGCTGCCAACGCTGCGCACGCTGGCCTACGGCGGGTCGAAGGTGCCACTTCCCCTGGTCCGCAAGGCGCTCTCGCTGCTACCCCAGGTCGGGTTCGTCAATGCCTACGGGCTGACCGAAACCAGCTCGACGATCGCCGTACTCACCCCTGACGACCACCGCGCCGCTCTGGCCGCCACCGACGACGCTGCCGGCCGCCGGCTGGGATCGGTCGGTCAGCCGGTCCCCGGCATCGAGGTCCAGATCCGCGCCGAGGACGGCACCGTGCTGGGTCCCGACGAGCCCGGCGAATTGTTCGTCCGTGGCGACCAGGTGTCGGGTAGGTACACCGACATCGGCTCGGTCCTCGACGGTCAGGGGTGGTTTCCCACCAAGGATGTCGCCTACCTCGACGCTGAGGGCTACCTGTTCATCGGGGGACGCTCTGATGACACCATCATCCGCGGCGGTGAGAACATCGCTCCTGCCGAAATCGAGGACGTCCTGGTCGAGCACCCGCACGTCCGTGATTGCGCGGTGGTCGGAGCCGACGACCCCCAGTGGGGCCAGATCATCGTCGCGGTGGTGGTGCCGCAGCCCGACGAACAGCCTGACATCGAGGACCTGCGCGCACATGTGCGCGCACAGCTGCGGGGATCCCGCACCCCCGATCGGGTGGTGTTCCGTGCGGAATTGCCCACCAACGCGACCGGCAAGGTGCTGCGCCGCGAACTCGTTGCCGAACTGAATCAGGACCGGTCGTCGGCCCAGCCGGCGACATAA
- a CDS encoding NAD-dependent epimerase/dehydratase family protein — MATKLVIGASGFLGSHVAKQLVVRGEDDIRVLIRSTSSTRGIDGLPVEVHHGDVFDTEALQSAMQGCDVVYHCVVDARPWLRNPQPLWRTNVDGLRNVLDVAVRARLSRFVFTSTIGTIGLSSHGLADETTAHNWGDVGGDYIASRVAAERLVFDYAGRGLPGVAMCVANTYGPGDWLPTPHGGLLAAAVRGKLPFYIDGYQSEVVGIEDAARALLLAGQRGRPGERYIVSERFMTAREIYQIGCSAVDVAPPKRAVPIRLMSALSHVNDAVSRVRGTDTKFTPLNIRLMNIMSPMDHSKAVRELGWQPQPTPDAIAAAARFFRDRHRRTASEKVAP, encoded by the coding sequence ATGGCGACGAAGCTGGTGATCGGCGCCAGTGGATTTCTCGGGTCACATGTCGCCAAGCAGTTGGTCGTCCGTGGGGAAGACGACATACGTGTCCTGATCCGCTCCACGAGTTCGACCCGCGGCATCGACGGACTACCCGTGGAGGTGCACCACGGGGATGTCTTCGACACCGAGGCATTGCAGTCGGCAATGCAGGGCTGTGACGTCGTGTACCACTGTGTGGTCGATGCGCGACCGTGGCTACGCAACCCACAACCGCTGTGGCGCACCAACGTCGACGGCCTGCGCAATGTGCTCGACGTCGCTGTGCGGGCCCGGCTGTCGCGCTTCGTCTTCACCAGCACCATCGGAACCATCGGCCTGAGCTCGCACGGGCTGGCCGACGAGACCACAGCGCACAACTGGGGCGATGTCGGCGGCGACTACATCGCGTCGAGGGTGGCGGCGGAGCGGTTGGTGTTCGACTATGCCGGCCGCGGGTTACCGGGTGTGGCGATGTGTGTGGCCAATACCTATGGCCCGGGTGACTGGCTCCCGACACCGCACGGCGGCCTGCTGGCTGCCGCGGTGCGCGGCAAGCTGCCGTTCTACATCGACGGCTACCAGTCCGAGGTGGTCGGTATCGAGGACGCCGCTCGGGCGCTGCTCTTGGCCGGGCAGCGAGGGCGGCCGGGGGAGCGCTACATCGTCTCCGAGCGGTTCATGACCGCTCGGGAGATCTACCAGATCGGCTGTTCGGCCGTCGACGTCGCACCTCCGAAGCGCGCTGTCCCGATCCGGCTGATGTCGGCGTTGAGTCATGTCAACGATGCGGTGTCGCGGGTTCGCGGCACCGATACCAAGTTCACGCCCCTGAACATCCGACTGATGAACATCATGTCGCCGATGGATCACTCGAAGGCAGTGCGTGAGCTGGGCTGGCAGCCACAGCCGACGCCCGACGCGATCGCCGCCGCGGCCCGTTTCTTCCGCGATCGCCATCGCAGAACTGCATCTGAGAAGGTCGCCCCGTGA
- a CDS encoding acyl-CoA dehydrogenase produces the protein MSIALTPEQQQLAEAVTAFAARHAPIDATRAAFDSLAAGELPEWWNAFIQNGFHAVHLPERVGGQGGTMVDAGCALEAAATALLPGPVLQTVIAGAVVMQAGDGAVAAALLTRLAEGAAATLVLPVQNTIRATPVDGGWELRGVSSATVGICSAQFVVVAAAAERQTVWCVVDPAQAHVSVEKRTGTDKTVDVGVLHLDGHVVGSGAVLNDIDEARARSIAVALTACSAAGTVRWCLNAVIDHLRTREQFGRPIGSFQALQHQAAMLLVNCELATAAAWDAVRAVSESPVQSQIAAGAGALMAIAPAPDLVFDALTMFGAIGFTWEHDLHLYWRKATSMAASIGPVGNVAQELGSLTRRHSRDVSVKLGDVDAEFRAWVAGVLDEAATLRNDRPGRQGDYPNLATGPQRTLLAQAGLIAPHWPKPWGVGATQVQLLIIDEEFAKRPDLVRPSLNIAEWILPALITSASEHLQQRFIPPTQRGDMTWCQLFSEPGAGSDLASLTTRATRVEGGWRINGHKIWTSSAHVADYGALLARTDPDAAKHRGIGYFIVDMGSAGVELRPIRQATGEAHFNEVFLDDVFVPDELLLGGPTDGWGLAIATMAQERVAISGYVNFDRAHILRTLAGQDRPDHARVLVALGESDAYANAIKVLAVREVMRLLDGQAPGPTSSIAKVAMNVMLRRTFTATLDLAAPAALVEDSDPVVVEPYFHLPAELIGGGTKEIQLNIIAQMILGLPRG, from the coding sequence GTGAGCATCGCGCTGACGCCCGAGCAACAGCAACTCGCCGAGGCCGTGACTGCGTTCGCCGCTCGGCACGCGCCGATCGACGCCACCCGAGCAGCATTCGACTCGCTGGCCGCCGGTGAACTCCCTGAATGGTGGAATGCGTTCATCCAGAATGGTTTTCATGCTGTGCACCTGCCGGAGCGGGTGGGTGGCCAAGGCGGGACAATGGTCGACGCCGGCTGTGCACTGGAGGCGGCTGCGACGGCCCTGCTGCCCGGGCCGGTGTTGCAGACGGTGATCGCAGGTGCAGTTGTGATGCAGGCGGGCGACGGTGCGGTCGCTGCGGCGCTGCTGACCCGGCTTGCCGAAGGCGCGGCCGCGACTCTGGTTCTGCCGGTGCAGAACACCATTCGTGCCACCCCGGTGGACGGCGGATGGGAGTTGCGCGGCGTCTCGAGTGCGACGGTCGGGATCTGCTCGGCCCAGTTTGTCGTCGTAGCAGCCGCTGCGGAGCGTCAAACGGTGTGGTGTGTGGTCGACCCCGCGCAAGCCCACGTCAGCGTCGAAAAGCGGACGGGCACCGACAAGACGGTCGACGTCGGTGTCCTGCATCTCGATGGACACGTCGTGGGATCCGGTGCCGTACTGAACGACATCGACGAGGCGCGCGCCCGATCGATTGCGGTGGCTCTGACAGCGTGTTCGGCTGCCGGGACGGTGCGCTGGTGTCTGAACGCAGTCATCGACCATCTGCGCACCCGGGAGCAGTTCGGCAGGCCGATCGGCAGTTTCCAGGCGCTGCAGCACCAGGCGGCGATGTTGCTGGTCAATTGTGAACTCGCGACCGCTGCGGCATGGGACGCCGTGCGCGCGGTGTCGGAGTCGCCGGTGCAAAGCCAGATCGCGGCCGGCGCCGGCGCATTGATGGCCATCGCGCCGGCACCCGATCTGGTATTCGATGCGTTGACGATGTTCGGTGCTATCGGTTTCACCTGGGAGCACGACCTGCATCTGTACTGGCGCAAGGCCACCAGCATGGCTGCCTCGATCGGACCTGTCGGCAACGTCGCCCAGGAGCTCGGGTCTCTTACCCGTCGTCACAGTCGGGATGTGTCGGTGAAACTGGGTGACGTGGACGCCGAGTTCCGTGCCTGGGTGGCCGGCGTGCTCGACGAGGCGGCGACCCTGCGCAATGACCGGCCAGGCCGCCAGGGTGATTACCCGAATCTTGCCACCGGCCCACAACGGACGCTGCTGGCGCAGGCCGGTCTGATCGCGCCGCACTGGCCGAAGCCATGGGGTGTGGGTGCCACTCAAGTGCAGTTGCTGATCATCGACGAGGAGTTCGCCAAGCGGCCCGACTTGGTGCGGCCCTCCCTCAACATCGCCGAGTGGATACTGCCCGCGCTGATCACCTCGGCGTCCGAGCATCTGCAGCAGCGTTTCATCCCACCGACCCAGCGCGGCGATATGACCTGGTGCCAACTGTTCAGTGAGCCTGGCGCGGGTTCTGACCTGGCTTCGCTGACCACCCGGGCCACCAGGGTCGAGGGCGGATGGCGCATCAACGGTCACAAGATCTGGACCTCCTCAGCCCACGTTGCCGATTACGGGGCGCTGTTGGCGCGGACCGATCCCGATGCCGCCAAACACCGGGGCATCGGCTACTTCATCGTCGACATGGGCTCAGCAGGAGTTGAGCTGCGACCGATCCGTCAGGCCACCGGCGAAGCGCACTTCAACGAGGTGTTTCTCGATGACGTGTTCGTGCCCGACGAATTGCTGCTCGGTGGTCCTACCGATGGCTGGGGCCTGGCCATCGCGACGATGGCTCAGGAACGGGTGGCCATCAGCGGCTATGTCAACTTCGACCGGGCCCACATTCTGCGCACCCTGGCCGGGCAGGACCGCCCCGACCACGCGCGGGTGCTTGTCGCACTGGGCGAATCCGATGCCTATGCCAATGCCATCAAAGTGCTGGCGGTGCGCGAGGTCATGCGTCTGCTCGACGGGCAAGCGCCCGGTCCGACATCGAGTATCGCCAAGGTCGCTATGAACGTGATGCTGCGCCGGACGTTCACAGCCACCCTCGACCTCGCGGCCCCGGCAGCGCTGGTCGAAGACTCCGATCCGGTGGTCGTCGAACCCTATTTTCACCTTCCGGCCGAACTGATCGGTGGCGGTACCAAGGAGATTCAGCTCAACATCATCGCCCAGATGATCCTCGGGCTTCCCCGAGGGTGA
- a CDS encoding thiolase family protein encodes MGLRGEAAIVGYVELPPERLNKSTPAPFMLEQWAELGSAALADAGLPGERVDGIVTTHLDESEIFVPSTVTEYLGVRANFAELVDLGGASAVGMVWRAAAAVELGICDVVLCAIPARYITPTSDKKPRSLSDAVFFGASSNRFGSPQAEFEIPYGNLGQNGPYGQVAQRYASVYGYDERAMAKLVVDQRFNATHTEGAIWQHQPVTIEDVLASPVIADPLHMLEIVMPCVGGAAVVVASAELAARAANRPVWIRGFGEQVPFKTPTYAEDLLNTPIAHAADMAFSMSGLTRDQMDMVSIYDCYTITVLLSLEDAGFCEKGKGMEFLASHDLTFGGDFPLNTAGGQLGFGQAGNAGGMHHVCDATRQIMGRAGSAQVRDCNRAFVSGNGGILSEQTTLVLEGS; translated from the coding sequence ATGGGATTGCGCGGCGAAGCGGCCATAGTCGGCTATGTCGAACTACCTCCGGAGCGACTCAACAAGTCGACTCCGGCGCCGTTCATGCTTGAGCAGTGGGCAGAACTCGGATCGGCGGCGCTCGCCGACGCCGGACTCCCCGGTGAGCGCGTCGACGGAATCGTCACCACACACCTCGACGAAAGTGAGATCTTCGTTCCGTCCACGGTGACCGAATACCTGGGTGTAAGAGCCAACTTCGCAGAATTGGTCGACCTGGGCGGCGCCAGCGCCGTCGGCATGGTCTGGCGGGCTGCGGCTGCAGTCGAGTTGGGTATCTGTGACGTTGTCTTATGCGCGATTCCGGCCCGCTACATCACGCCGACCTCAGACAAGAAGCCCCGATCGTTGTCCGACGCCGTATTCTTCGGGGCATCGAGCAACAGATTCGGCTCGCCGCAGGCCGAATTCGAGATTCCCTATGGCAACCTCGGCCAGAACGGGCCGTACGGTCAGGTCGCCCAGCGGTATGCCTCGGTCTACGGCTACGACGAACGCGCAATGGCCAAGCTGGTCGTCGATCAGCGCTTCAACGCCACGCACACCGAAGGCGCGATCTGGCAACACCAGCCGGTCACGATCGAGGATGTGCTGGCCAGCCCGGTCATCGCCGACCCGCTGCACATGCTGGAGATCGTGATGCCGTGTGTCGGCGGCGCAGCGGTGGTCGTCGCCAGCGCAGAGCTCGCGGCACGAGCGGCCAACCGGCCGGTGTGGATCAGGGGTTTCGGGGAACAGGTGCCGTTCAAGACCCCGACCTACGCCGAGGACCTGCTCAACACGCCGATCGCGCACGCAGCGGACATGGCGTTCTCGATGTCCGGCCTGACTCGCGATCAGATGGACATGGTGTCCATCTACGACTGCTACACCATCACCGTGTTGCTCAGCTTGGAGGATGCGGGTTTCTGCGAGAAGGGAAAGGGCATGGAGTTCCTTGCCTCTCACGACCTGACGTTTGGTGGAGACTTTCCGTTGAACACCGCCGGTGGACAGCTTGGGTTCGGGCAGGCAGGTAACGCCGGTGGCATGCACCACGTCTGTGATGCCACCCGGCAGATCATGGGGCGTGCGGGTTCTGCACAGGTGCGCGACTGCAATCGGGCATTCGTGTCCGGCAACGGCGGCATTCTCAGCGAGCAGACCACCCTGGTGCTGGAAGGAAGTTGA
- a CDS encoding adenylate/guanylate cyclase domain-containing protein, producing MRPPRLLLRYTAGLTSAWLFTLGEVVAIVMSLAGRSVVTTGNAVALAVIATVGTGTVAIGAIAILSPSLRWLDAGREPTASEVRTAAKTMRRQASITVAPWVLTAAIIVPLNLDAPVDAFVVLTSATLFGAIATVCTGFLFTLRAIRPLLAAVPTDEVQPVAPGVRARLVLMWVVCTGLPGTAIAVLLVLRANNWLLDPATPIELAVFVLALVAVVLGFRAIMLVSMSISDPVGEVVDAMADVEKGNFDRAIEVYEWSEIGRLQSGFNRMVAGLRERNRLRDLFGRHVGEEVVRRAVEQNESLSGDERDVAVLFIDLVGSTRLAVDREPHEVADILNDFFRIVVAAVDDRDGLINKFQGDAALAVFGAPLRIDDPVTSAMATARALATELRTLPVDFGIGVSAGAVFAGNIGAENRYEYTVIGDAVNEAARLADYAKEFDERVLCAGAAFSRTPPDEGRHWAPRGETTLRGRTETTAVYSPTVDAQSPAR from the coding sequence GTGAGGCCGCCACGCCTGTTGCTCCGCTACACCGCGGGCCTGACCTCGGCGTGGCTGTTCACCCTCGGCGAAGTGGTGGCGATCGTCATGTCGCTGGCTGGGCGCAGCGTCGTCACGACCGGCAATGCCGTCGCGCTCGCCGTGATCGCGACAGTCGGCACCGGCACGGTGGCCATCGGCGCTATCGCGATTCTGAGCCCCTCGCTTCGCTGGCTGGATGCCGGGCGTGAGCCCACCGCCTCCGAGGTGCGGACCGCGGCCAAGACCATGCGCCGTCAGGCCTCGATCACCGTCGCCCCATGGGTGCTCACCGCGGCGATCATTGTGCCGCTGAACCTCGACGCCCCCGTCGACGCATTTGTGGTGCTCACCTCGGCGACCCTGTTCGGGGCCATCGCCACCGTCTGTACCGGGTTTCTGTTCACCCTGCGCGCCATCCGCCCGTTGCTGGCCGCGGTACCCACCGACGAGGTACAGCCGGTCGCGCCCGGCGTACGGGCGCGACTGGTCCTCATGTGGGTGGTGTGCACAGGCCTTCCCGGCACCGCGATCGCGGTGCTGCTGGTGTTGCGTGCCAACAACTGGCTGCTCGACCCCGCCACACCGATCGAGCTCGCGGTCTTCGTGTTGGCTTTGGTCGCAGTGGTCCTGGGGTTTCGCGCCATCATGCTGGTATCGATGTCGATCTCCGACCCAGTGGGCGAGGTGGTCGATGCGATGGCCGACGTCGAGAAGGGGAATTTCGACCGGGCCATCGAGGTCTACGAGTGGTCTGAGATCGGGCGTCTGCAAAGTGGGTTCAATCGCATGGTCGCGGGTCTGCGGGAACGCAACCGACTGCGTGACCTTTTCGGACGTCATGTCGGCGAGGAGGTCGTCCGGCGGGCTGTCGAGCAGAATGAGTCCCTGTCCGGTGACGAACGTGACGTGGCTGTCCTGTTCATCGATCTGGTCGGCTCCACTCGTCTGGCGGTCGACCGCGAGCCTCATGAGGTAGCCGACATCCTCAACGACTTCTTTCGCATTGTGGTGGCCGCGGTCGACGACCGCGACGGTCTCATCAACAAGTTCCAGGGTGATGCCGCGCTGGCGGTGTTCGGCGCACCGCTTCGTATCGACGATCCGGTGACCTCCGCTATGGCGACGGCCCGCGCCCTGGCCACCGAGTTGCGCACGCTTCCGGTCGACTTCGGCATCGGGGTGTCAGCGGGCGCGGTCTTCGCCGGCAATATCGGAGCCGAGAACCGCTACGAGTACACCGTGATCGGCGACGCCGTCAACGAAGCCGCCCGTCTGGCCGACTACGCCAAGGAGTTCGACGAACGCGTCCTGTGCGCGGGGGCCGCATTCTCGCGCACGCCGCCCGATGAGGGTCGGCATTGGGCGCCTCGAGGCGAGACCACCCTGCGCGGCAGGACCGAGACGACAGCCGTCTACTCTCCGACCGTCGACGCACAATCACCGGCGCGGTGA
- a CDS encoding Zn-ribbon domain-containing OB-fold protein: MPVKTPTTAPFWDALSEHRVRIQYSPSLQSYVFYPRVRAPRTLADDLEWREISGMGTLYSYTVARRPVGPHFADAVPQLLAIVEWDEGPRFSTELVDVEPGDIRIGMRVKPVFCDYPEHDVTMLRYAPADD, from the coding sequence ATGCCGGTGAAAACCCCTACCACAGCACCATTCTGGGACGCGTTGTCCGAACATCGGGTGCGGATCCAGTACTCACCGTCTCTGCAGAGTTACGTCTTCTACCCGCGGGTGCGTGCGCCCAGAACCTTGGCCGACGACCTGGAGTGGCGAGAGATCTCCGGAATGGGGACGCTGTACTCCTATACGGTGGCCCGCCGTCCGGTCGGCCCGCATTTCGCCGATGCGGTACCGCAGTTGCTGGCGATCGTCGAATGGGACGAGGGCCCGCGGTTCTCCACCGAATTGGTCGACGTCGAACCCGGGGATATCAGGATCGGCATGCGGGTCAAACCGGTCTTCTGTGACTATCCCGAGCACGATGTGACGATGCTGCGATACGCGCCTGCCGATGACTGA
- a CDS encoding TetR/AcrR family transcriptional regulator, with translation MTTDVTTPRRRSEKSRLAIVGATREMLMERGFDKLSIEAVAARAGVGKQTIYRWWPSRHALVADVILEYADRILRPIADTDDLVADCCAWAADLAKALTTARGNAMLRLLTTAGMEHPDTAARLRAGFSVPLHDTVRNRLQAAGLSPDDVRDCADAIVGGVVYAILSEGRSFDPRRAETITRTVLTGIRGGTP, from the coding sequence ATGACCACCGACGTCACCACGCCGCGGCGCCGCAGCGAGAAGTCCCGGCTCGCGATCGTCGGCGCCACCCGCGAGATGCTGATGGAACGGGGATTCGACAAGCTCAGTATCGAGGCGGTGGCTGCTCGCGCAGGCGTGGGCAAGCAGACGATCTACCGGTGGTGGCCCAGCAGACATGCTCTTGTCGCCGATGTCATCCTCGAATACGCCGACCGCATCCTGCGCCCGATCGCCGATACCGACGACCTCGTCGCCGATTGCTGTGCGTGGGCCGCCGATCTGGCCAAAGCGCTGACCACCGCCCGCGGCAACGCGATGCTGCGCTTGCTGACCACCGCGGGCATGGAGCATCCCGATACCGCCGCGCGTCTGCGTGCGGGTTTCAGCGTTCCGTTGCACGACACCGTGCGCAACCGACTCCAAGCCGCGGGGCTGAGCCCCGATGATGTCCGCGATTGCGCCGATGCCATCGTCGGCGGCGTGGTGTACGCCATCCTCAGCGAGGGGCGGTCATTCGACCCTCGGCGCGCCGAGACGATTACCCGCACGGTGCTGACTGGAATCCGGGGAGGGACCCCATGA